CGACGCGCATCTTGCCGGGTGTTATCGGCTCATGCTTCATTTTCCTGACCGTGCTGTCAGTCGCGACAACGACAAGAAGTTCATCTCCGAGTTTTCTTGCCTCTTCCAGGTAGTGGACATGACCGAGATGTATCAAATCGAAGACGCCGGATGCCATTACCCTCACATGTTTCTTTTCAGCCAAAACGGGCACCATCAGACTGACGGTTACAATTACTCATATAATAGACTTGATGGTTCCGCCGGGAGCCCGTTGCCTGAAAGGTTGACAGCCGCGGCATTATTTCATGGACAGGGTATCGCTGCAGGGAACCCGGTTTTGGTCTCCCGCATGCATACATAGCGTCTCTTCGGCCGTCTAGCAGCGGTAAAATATGCGTAATTCACTTCACTCCGCATGAACAGTACTGACATTGACTCGGAGGAGACATTCAGGTCAATTGACAGATCCGGCATGATCAAATCAATCATTTCGCTTCCTTTTCAGCTGGAGAAAGGCTGGGAGATAGGAATCGGCAAGCCTGGAATTTCATCATTGTCCAATCCAAGATCGTTCGTAATTTCCGGAATGGGCGGATCGGCAATAGGAGGGGACATTTTCAGAGACATTGCAGGGCAGCTCACAGATTTTGATGTGATTACCAACAGAAACTACTCGCTTCCAAGGAACGTCGGGAGAGAGGCACTGCACATCGCGATCAGTTATTCCGGCAATACGGAGGAAACAGTATCGTCGCTGAAGGATGCAATCGGGCGCAAAATTCCAACCGTTTCCATTTCTTCGGGTGGCGAGGTCGAGCGCATTTCAGCCGAAAACGGAATTATGCATTACAAAATTCCGGGAGGACAGCAGCCCCGGGCTGCTGTAGGCTTTATGCTGTCCTGCATTATTGCCATCGCCGACAGGCTTTCCGTTTATGATTTCAGGCCGCTGATGATGGATGCCATTCAGAGCGTCAGGGAGCGGATTGCGGCCATGTCTCCCGAAGTCCCGTCGGAAAAAAACGAGGCAAAGACACTCGCCAAATGGCTCTCCGGATTCACGCCCCTGGTGGTCACGACACCGGGAGTTTACTCGATTGGTGAAAGAATGAAGACACAGTTCAACGAGAATTCGAAGAAGTTTGCCTGGCTTATGGTTCTGCCAGAACTGAACCACAACGACTGGATTCCTCTTTTCGAGGATCCCACTGTGTCGAATTACAGGATGGTGCTCCTGACAGAAGCGGACATGAATCCGATGATGAGGAGGAGGATAGGAGTCGTTACTGATTTGCTAAGGAGGAGAATAGAGATGAAGACATTTACCTGCAGCGGAAAAAATCTTATTGCGGGTTATCTCGGCACAATGGCTGTCGGAGATATGGCAAGCTACTACCTTTCAGTGCTGGAGGGCAGGGATCCGTCTCCCGTTGCGCCTATCGAAGAACTGAAGCGTGAGATCGCGTCCAGACCGCTTTAAGGTGATGATACAG
The genomic region above belongs to Candidatus Sysuiplasma jiujiangense and contains:
- a CDS encoding bifunctional phosphoglucose/phosphomannose isomerase codes for the protein MNSTDIDSEETFRSIDRSGMIKSIISLPFQLEKGWEIGIGKPGISSLSNPRSFVISGMGGSAIGGDIFRDIAGQLTDFDVITNRNYSLPRNVGREALHIAISYSGNTEETVSSLKDAIGRKIPTVSISSGGEVERISAENGIMHYKIPGGQQPRAAVGFMLSCIIAIADRLSVYDFRPLMMDAIQSVRERIAAMSPEVPSEKNEAKTLAKWLSGFTPLVVTTPGVYSIGERMKTQFNENSKKFAWLMVLPELNHNDWIPLFEDPTVSNYRMVLLTEADMNPMMRRRIGVVTDLLRRRIEMKTFTCSGKNLIAGYLGTMAVGDMASYYLSVLEGRDPSPVAPIEELKREIASRPL